A single window of Pyrus communis chromosome 10, drPyrComm1.1, whole genome shotgun sequence DNA harbors:
- the LOC137748409 gene encoding GABA transporter 1-like: MGTVVPNLMEVSAGRDNENGAARSPPAKVLDAGALFVLKSQGSWLHCGYHLTTSIVAPVILTLPFALALLGWVGGLICLALAALVTFYSYNLLSLVLEHQEKLGHRQLRFRDMARDILGPGWGKYFVGPLQFWICYGAVIACTLLGGQSLKFIYLLSNPDGTMKLHQFIIIFGTVPLVLAQMPSFHSLRHINLVSLILCLAFSTCATAGSIYIGHADNAPRREYTVKGSAKDRSFGIFNAISIIATTYASGIIPEIQATLAPPVKGKMFKGLCVCYSVIVTTYFSVAISGYWAFGNQAMGTVLSNFMGDGKPLLPTWFLLMTNVFTLLQVSAVTVVYLQPTNEVFEKKFADPKKDQFSVRNVVPRLILRSLSVIVATTFAAMLPFFGDIMALFGAFGCIPLDFILPMIFYNVTFKPSKQSLIFWVNTSIAGVSFLLVGVGAVASVRQIVLDAKTYRLFANM, encoded by the exons atgggAACTGTGGTTCCAAACTTGATGGAAGTATCCGCCGGACGTGATAACGAAAACGGTGCTGCCAGAAgccctccggcaaaggtgcttgaTGCTGGAGCTCTCTTCGTCCTCAAATCTCAAG GATCATGGTTGCATTGTGGGTACCACTTGACGACGTCGATAGTAGCTCCAGTGATTCTAACTCTTCCCTTTGCGCTGGCCTTGCTAGGCTGGGTTGGGGGACTCATATGCCTCGCCTTGGCTGCTTTGGTCACTTTCTATTCCTACAATCTTCTATCCTTGGTTCTGGAGCACCAAGAAAAGCTCGGACATCGCCAGCTTCGCTTTCGAGACATGGCCCGAGACATTTTAG GTCCTGGATGGGGCAAATATTTTGTTGGTCCCTTGCAGTTTTGGATTTGCTATGGTGCAGTTATTGCTTGCACTCTACTTGGAGGGCAGAGCCTTAAG TTCATTTACTTGCTCTCCAACCCAGATGGGACAATGAAGCTACAccaatttataattattttcgGAACCGTTCCACTGGTTTTAGCTCAAATGCCATCCTTCCACTCCTTAAGGCATATTAATCTTGTCTCTCTTATCCTTTGCCTGGCATTCAGCACTTGTGCCACTGCTGGCTCCATATACATTG GACATGCCGATAATGCTCCTAGAAGGGAGTATACCGTGAAAGGAAGCGCAAAAGACCGCAGTTTTGGTATCTTTAATGCCATTTCAATCATAGCTACTACATATGCAAGTGGAATAATTCCTGAAATACAG GCAACTTTAGCACCTCCAGTAAAAGGAAAGATGTTTAAAGGTCTATGTGTTTGCTATAGTGTTATAGTGACAACATATTTCAGTGTGGCAATATCTGGGTACTGGGCTTTTGGAAATCAAGCCATGGGAACAGTTCTTTCAAATTTCATGGGTGATGGCAAGCCTTTATTGCCTACCTGGTTCTTGCTAATGACCAATGTCTTCACCCTTTTGCAAGTCTCAGCTGTCACAGTG GTTTACTTGCAACCAACAAATGAAGTGTTTGAGAAGAAATTTGCAGACCCAAAAAAGGATCAATTCTCAGTCCGTAACGTTGTGCCGAGATTGATTCTCCGGTCACTGTCCGTTATAGTAGCAACAACATTTGCTGCAATGCTACCTTTCTTTGGAGATATCATGGCATTGTTTGGGGCATTTGGATGCATTCCTCTAGATTTCATTTTGCCAATGATTTTCTACAATGTAACTTTCAAGCCTTCCAAACAAAGTCTTATATTTTGGGTTAACACATCGATAGCAGGAGTGTCCTTCTTGTTAGTCGGGGTAGGGGCTGTAGCATCTGTTAGGCAAATTGTTCTTGATGCCAAAACGTATCGGTTATTTGCTAACATGTAA